In Spodoptera frugiperda isolate SF20-4 chromosome 28, AGI-APGP_CSIRO_Sfru_2.0, whole genome shotgun sequence, one genomic interval encodes:
- the LOC118268522 gene encoding uncharacterized protein LOC118268522 → MEPGFVKADSNNLPRIDAIMLGRFFASNNDFCSSEFRNIKTSMSSRASYGDDAVSYVQLKRENKFCTVKCKICPEHKVHAKLYGCTLVVDEEDDIILSVQCQDCVASQGGCKHAIAFLMWVHRRSEEPSCTSVECYWKKSKLSQVGTTIKYMTAKELSKGNPILPANPSVFNNFLEEARKRKVEDCQLLKYQPTYSESETWAISMHQLTYKFKERCVEDFLKKIEITASLIKKVEEETREQSNSALWFELRYGRITASRAFEVSRCKTSDGTLISLILGGKIPDTPAMKRGRVLENEVRKTVESKIKKKVSKCGLLLNSKYPMIAGSPDGIFEDGIVEIKCPISKTTYKNYIKNALATEKYYAQMQLQMYLSQKKNCCFCIADPDFSQNKKVDIINIEFDPQYVENFINKLLNFWKINIYPLLYQSVE, encoded by the exons ATGGAACCAGGTTTTGTTAAAGCAGACAGTAATAACTTGCCTAGAATCGACGCAATTATGCTTGGCCGATTTTTCGCGTCAAACAATGACTTTTGCTCATCGGAATTTCGCAATATCAAAACTTCGAT gtCATCACGAGCTTCTTACGGAGATGACGCCGTAAGCTATGTGCAGCTTAAGCGAGAAAACAAATTTTGTACTGTAAAGTGCAAAATATGTCCAGAACACAAAGTTCATGCCAAATTATATGGATGTACATTGGTGGTTGATGAAGAAGATGACATTATTCTGTCTGTCCAGTGTCAAGACTGTGTAGCATCACAGGGTGGCTGTAAGCACGCTATAGCGTTCCTTATGTGGGTTCATCGTCGAAGTGAGGAACCATCATGCACTTCTGTGGAGTGCTATTGGAAGAAATCCAAACTGTCTCAAGTTGGTACTACAATTAAATATATGACAGCGAAGGAATTGTCCAAAGGAAATCCCATATTACCAGCAAATCCatctgtttttaataattttttagaAGAGGCAAGAAAGAGAAAAGTTGAGGACTGTCAACTTTTAAAATACCAACCTACTTATAGTGAAAGTGAAACATGGGCTATCTCAATGCATCAACTTACTTATAAGTTTAAAGAAAGATGCGTTGAAgattttttgaagaaaattgaaataacagcATCTTTAATCAAGAAAGTGGAAGAGGAAACAAGAGAACAGTCTAATAGCGCTCTGTGGTTTGAACTGAGATATGGTCGAATAACTGCTTCAAGAGCATTTGAAGTAAGCCGATGCAAAACAAGTGACGGCACACTCATTTCCCTCATACTAGGTGGTAAAATTCCTGATACTCCGGCCATGAAACGTGGCCGTGTTCTAGAAAATGAAGTAAGAAAAACTGTTgagagcaaaataaaaaaaaaagttagtaagTGTGGCCTCTTGTTAAATTCTAAGTACCCAATGATTGCTGGTTCACCAGACGGAATTTTCGAAGATGGGATAGTTGAAATTAAGTGTCCTATTAGTAAaacaacatataaaaattatataaaaaatgcactggctacagaaaaatattatgccCAAATGCAGCTTCAGATGTATTTATCACAAAAGAAAAACTGTTGCTTTTGTATAGCTGACCCAGActttagtcaaaataaaaaagtggatataataaatatagaatttgaTCCTCAATATGTTGAGAATTTTATCAATAAGTTATTAAACTTTTGGAAAATTAATATATATCCTTTATTATATCAGAGTGTAGAGTGA
- the LOC118271256 gene encoding uncharacterized protein LOC118271256, translating into MNPSYYKNCVVPQCTSTSINTPNKLFIYVPNDVKIRRKWLTLARRDDAHSLSTKSRMYFCEDHFDLPNDMLNYTEYHVMGRVSQVRMKPGCTPSKFECQEDRRKRTCSSTERPYIVKKQRITTIAECLNELDKSCIPSSSLEDTPQTSSDFQTVEQNEPEVTCEHKVEKSVQACITQKFRSKAVQINIKTKDQASSPLKPSIISSSTSPFKAEIIKKTYPSVSNLSKVTRTVLNKEEHSDSDISLYTPSVATHSCSSSVQSLQVQSSSDCSELIAEDRRLEVDKTLLHTIGKIEKKPRIYIGVPSSCYYLIDILKAELNIPKHHILLCLNKIRLDVKFNQLTDDYGMTPAGLSKIFLKNIPLIASFMRPFIVELDRDMIKRTLPMAFRHKYYNVSCIINCLEIEIQKPSKAINQALTWSEYKKTNTIKYLISCTPNGLVNYISPGFGGRTTDTCVVESCDFVKSLKSGMIVMADRGFKHVEQYLKKSNITLVRPPSVETGVKMSKSQAKLTKQIASLRIHVERVIRRLREFYMLKPHACVNLKHVKILDDIVIIACALINLQDSLVK; encoded by the exons atgaaTCCCTCGTATTACAAGAACTGTGTAGTGCCCCAGTGTACAAGCACAAGCATAAATACgccaaacaaattatttatatatgttcCAAACGATGTAAAAATACGAAGAAAGTGGCTAACTCTAGCAAGAAGGGATGATGCTCATTCTTTATCAACAAAATCGagaatgtatttttgtgaagaTCATTTCGAT TTGCCGAATGATATGCTTAATTATACCGAGTATCATGTTATGGGAAGAGTATCACAAGTGCGCATGAAACCAGGTTGTACTCCAAGTAAATTTGAATGTCAAGAAGATAGAAGAAAACGAACATGTAGCAGCACAGAACGACCAtacatagtaaaaaaacaaagaattacGACAATAGCAGAGTGTCTTAATGAATTAGATAAAAGTTGTATTCCAAGTTCGTCTCTCGAAGATACTCCTCAAACAAGTTCAG ATTTCCAAACAGTTGAACAAAATGAGCCAGAAGTTACATGTGAGCATAAAGTAGAAAAATCAGTTCAAGCATGTATAACGCAGAAATTCAGAAGTAAAGCTGTCCAGatcaatatcaaaacaaaagacCAGGCATCATCACCCTTGAAGCCATCAATAATATCTAGTTCCACATCCCCGTTTAAAGCTGAGATCATCAAAAAAACATATCCTTCTGTCTCCAATCTAAGCAAAGTTACAAGAACTGTATTGAATAAAGAAGAGCACTCTGATAGtgatatatctttatatacacCATCTGTTGCCACCCACAGTTGTTCGTCATCAGTGCAATCATTACAAGTTCAATCATCTTCTGACTGTAGTGAATTAATTGCAGAAGACAGAAGACTAGAAGTTGATAAGACACTGTTGCACACAATTGGAAAAATTGAAAAGAAACCTCGAATATACATTGGTGTTCCGAGCAGTTGTTACTACTTAATTGACATACTAAAAGCTGAATTAAATATTCCTAAACATCATATATTGCTATGTTTAAATAAGATACGTTTGGATGTTAAATTTAATCAGCTCACAGATGATTATGGAATGACTCCAGCAGGTTTAagcaagatatttttaaaaaatatacctctGATAGCTAGCTTTATGCGTCCTTTTATTGTGGAGCTAGACAGGGATATGATTAAAAGGACCTTACCTATGGCATTCagacacaaatattataatgtgagtTGCATTATCAACTGCCTTGAAATTGAGATCCAAAAGCCATCTAAGGCAATAAACCAAGCTCTGACATGGtctgaatataaaaaaacaaataccataaaatatttaatatcatgCACACCAAATGgattggttaattatatttctCCTGGATTTGGAGGCAGGACAACTGACACATGTGTAGTGGAATCATGTGACTTTGTGAAATCATTAAAAAGTGGTATGATTGTTATGGCAGACAGGGGCTTTAAGCATGTAGAGCAGTATctcaaaaaatcaaatattacattagtaAGGCCTCCAAGCGTTGAAACAGGAGTGAAAATGAGCAAAAGTCAAGCAAAGCTAACCAAACAGATAGCCAGCTTGAGAATACACGTAGAAAGAGTTATTCGGCGCTTACGTGAATTTTATATGCTTAAACCACATGCatgtgttaatttaaaacatgtaaaaatactCGATGACATAGTAATCATAGCCTGTGCTTTAATTAATTTGCAAGAttctttagtaaaataa